The Acidobacteriota bacterium genome contains a region encoding:
- a CDS encoding threonine synthase — protein MAAPQVPSATVSQSSGTPIAYFECSKCGERLDAKVPQTLCPRDAGSLWVRYDLKQVRARADRDDIASRTNSMWRYRELLPDVEPVTLGEGLTPMLASRKRPNVWIKDEGANPTGSFKARGLCMAVTMARHYGLKKLAIPSAGNAAGALAAYAAAAGIEANIFMPKDVPEANLVECKAYGANVTLVDGLISDCARIVGERKQAEGWFDISTLKEPFRVEGKKTMGLEVAEQLGWRLPDAIFYPTGGGVGLIGMWKAFEELEQLGWLSSGAKRPKMVAIQASGCAPIPKAFEEGKKVSEAWKDAHTFASGLRVPKAHGDYLILDFVRRSGGTAIAISDEDMLASLLEWSREEGIFLCPEGAAATAAYDKLLASGFLKPSDEVVIFNTGTGLKYIDVIAQAMGISRATNGAGSQTPAQRSIGGIIGPY, from the coding sequence ATGGCCGCACCGCAGGTTCCATCAGCAACTGTTAGCCAATCATCCGGGACCCCAATTGCTTACTTCGAGTGCTCGAAGTGTGGGGAACGCCTTGATGCAAAGGTTCCGCAAACTCTCTGTCCTAGAGATGCCGGTTCGCTGTGGGTTCGCTACGACTTGAAACAGGTTCGCGCTCGCGCTGATCGCGACGATATAGCGTCGCGTACGAATAGCATGTGGCGTTACCGCGAGCTGCTGCCCGATGTTGAACCGGTGACTCTCGGCGAAGGTTTGACGCCGATGCTTGCGAGTCGCAAGCGCCCGAATGTCTGGATCAAGGACGAAGGCGCCAATCCGACCGGCTCGTTCAAAGCCCGCGGCCTCTGCATGGCCGTGACGATGGCCAGGCACTACGGACTAAAGAAGCTCGCGATTCCCTCTGCGGGAAACGCCGCTGGAGCCCTGGCCGCATACGCGGCCGCTGCCGGCATCGAGGCAAACATCTTCATGCCGAAAGACGTGCCTGAGGCGAATCTCGTCGAGTGCAAGGCTTACGGAGCGAATGTAACGCTGGTCGATGGACTGATCAGCGATTGCGCGCGCATCGTCGGCGAGCGCAAGCAGGCAGAAGGCTGGTTCGATATTTCCACGCTGAAGGAGCCTTTCCGTGTGGAAGGGAAGAAGACGATGGGGCTCGAAGTTGCCGAGCAGCTGGGGTGGCGGCTGCCCGACGCGATTTTCTATCCCACCGGAGGCGGCGTTGGGCTGATCGGCATGTGGAAGGCCTTCGAAGAATTAGAGCAGCTGGGATGGCTGAGCTCGGGAGCAAAGCGTCCCAAAATGGTAGCGATCCAGGCCAGCGGATGCGCTCCCATTCCGAAAGCCTTCGAGGAAGGGAAGAAGGTCTCCGAAGCATGGAAGGATGCGCACACCTTCGCTTCGGGCCTGCGCGTTCCCAAGGCCCATGGCGATTATCTGATCCTCGACTTTGTTCGGCGCAGTGGGGGAACTGCAATTGCTATTTCCGACGAGGATATGCTGGCCTCGCTGCTCGAGTGGTCGCGCGAGGAGGGAATTTTCCTCTGTCCGGAAGGAGCAGCAGCTACCGCTGCCTACGACAAGCTATTGGCAAGCGGATTTCTGAAACCAAGCGACGAAGTTGTGATCTTCAACACCGGTACCGGACTCAAGTACATCGATGTGATTGCCCAGGCAATGGGAATCTCGCGCGCGACAAACGGAGCTGGATCGCAGACGCCGGCGCAGCGAAGCATCGGCGGCATTATTGGGCCGTATTAA